From Enterococcus wangshanyuanii, the proteins below share one genomic window:
- a CDS encoding PTS system mannose/fructose/N-acetylgalactosamine-transporter subunit IIB, translating into MAISFIRIDDRIIHGQVVTRWMSERKCDGVVAVDDPSATNPVLAKMLKSAVPLPLKGFVMTEEEIIKKWPKIVESKRHYFLIARSPETLVRIFESGVDFISERNDLNVGPMSVRDGAKKYGKNLSILPTEEAAFDTLEQNGMNVSFQLVPDSKKKTWTELKIEGGE; encoded by the coding sequence ATGGCAATTTCATTTATTAGGATCGATGACCGAATTATTCATGGTCAAGTGGTTACGCGATGGATGAGCGAACGAAAATGTGACGGAGTTGTGGCAGTCGATGATCCATCAGCGACAAATCCAGTATTAGCCAAAATGCTAAAATCAGCAGTACCATTGCCGCTAAAAGGTTTTGTAATGACAGAAGAGGAGATCATCAAAAAGTGGCCCAAAATTGTTGAGAGTAAACGACACTATTTCTTGATTGCTCGTTCACCTGAAACGTTGGTTCGAATTTTTGAAAGCGGTGTCGATTTTATTTCTGAGCGAAATGACCTGAATGTAGGACCAATGAGTGTTCGAGACGGCGCAAAAAAATATGGTAAAAATCTAAGCATTTTGCCGACAGAGGAAGCTGCTTTTGACACATTGGAACAAAATGGCATGAATGTTTCTTTTCAACTAGTACCAGATTCTAAAAAGAAAACATGGACTGAGTTAAAGATAGAAGGAGGAGAGTAG
- a CDS encoding PTS mannose/fructose/sorbose/N-acetylgalactosamine transporter subunit IIC encodes MDITLLFQAIAISIFCYLGALSTPWLLGLTGGWYTITRPLVSGMIVGLILGDMKQGIIMGVAIQTVYIAMVTPGGQMPADLNFVAFPAIALAMLSNTSTEVAVTLATTIGILGTIVFNMYQVVNSFWNHRAVAAIHEGDYKKFRMNAIVGPQLINFVSRFVPSFLVIFFGSSFAKTLLDSMPQYLIDVMSYLGGVLPAIGIAMLLTAVVKENSLFLFFLLGFVCIVFLNLNMIALTIVAAVIAYLYFNGSNKSGAVSSAGVILEEDEEEEF; translated from the coding sequence GTGGACATAACACTATTGTTTCAGGCAATTGCGATCTCGATTTTTTGTTACTTAGGTGCTTTATCGACGCCGTGGCTGCTGGGGCTGACCGGCGGCTGGTATACGATTACACGTCCGTTAGTTTCAGGAATGATCGTTGGATTGATTTTAGGAGATATGAAGCAAGGGATCATTATGGGGGTGGCGATCCAAACGGTGTATATTGCCATGGTCACACCTGGCGGACAGATGCCTGCAGATTTGAACTTTGTTGCATTTCCTGCAATTGCCCTTGCGATGCTTTCGAATACGAGCACGGAAGTTGCAGTAACATTAGCGACAACGATCGGGATTCTTGGGACGATCGTTTTCAATATGTATCAAGTAGTCAATTCATTTTGGAATCATCGGGCAGTTGCTGCTATTCATGAAGGGGATTATAAAAAATTTCGTATGAATGCGATCGTAGGCCCTCAATTGATCAACTTTGTTTCACGATTTGTGCCATCATTTTTAGTGATTTTCTTTGGTTCTAGTTTTGCAAAAACGTTATTGGATTCTATGCCTCAATATTTGATCGATGTAATGAGTTATTTAGGCGGAGTGCTTCCGGCAATCGGGATTGCCATGTTATTGACAGCAGTTGTCAAAGAGAATTCATTGTTTCTATTTTTCTTACTAGGTTTTGTTTGTATTGTTTTTCTTAATTTGAACATGATCGCCTTGACGATCGTTGCAGCTGTCATTGCCTATCTTTATTTCAATGGTTCGAATAAATCGGGAGCAGTTAGTTCAGCTGGCGTCATTCTTGAAGAAGACGAAGAGGAGGAATTTTAA
- a CDS encoding PTS system mannose/fructose/sorbose family transporter subunit IID, translating into MDNKLLDKKTLTKSYHRWMMYNLVAMSFEFLEAMGFALSMEPVADKLYKDQPEKKKEMLERHTAFYNTEPQVGALINGIAVGLEEQKALGNAGITGELINSLKIGLMGPLAGIGDSMVPGMLIPILLSIGMGLSANGSILGVLFYIVAFNSIVYLGSRYLFFKGYELGAESVDVFTGEKAQQITKAITVLGMTVIGGVAASYVNLEIPAKFALTGTEIDVQAILDGIFPKLAPLVVIFASWYLMAKRKVSPVKLIFIYFIVAFAAVGWAYLF; encoded by the coding sequence ATGGATAACAAACTTTTAGACAAAAAGACGTTAACAAAATCATATCATCGCTGGATGATGTACAACTTAGTTGCGATGAGTTTTGAATTTTTAGAAGCGATGGGTTTTGCCCTTTCTATGGAGCCGGTAGCAGATAAGCTATATAAAGATCAACCTGAAAAGAAAAAAGAAATGCTTGAGCGTCATACAGCTTTTTATAATACAGAACCCCAGGTAGGTGCGTTGATCAATGGAATCGCGGTTGGTCTTGAAGAGCAAAAAGCATTAGGCAATGCTGGAATCACAGGTGAACTGATCAATAGTTTGAAAATTGGTTTGATGGGTCCTTTAGCTGGGATTGGTGATTCTATGGTCCCTGGAATGTTGATTCCGATCTTACTTTCGATTGGGATGGGTCTTTCAGCAAATGGCAGTATTTTAGGTGTTTTATTTTATATCGTTGCTTTTAACAGTATTGTTTATTTAGGTTCGCGTTATCTATTTTTTAAAGGATATGAATTAGGGGCAGAATCAGTCGATGTTTTTACGGGTGAAAAAGCACAGCAAATCACAAAAGCAATTACAGTTCTTGGTATGACAGTGATCGGTGGTGTTGCTGCTTCTTATGTAAATCTTGAGATTCCAGCGAAGTTTGCTTTGACAGGAACCGAAATCGATGTTCAAGCGATACTAGATGGAATTTTTCCTAAGTTGGCTCCGTTAGTAGTGATCTTTGCCTCATGGTATTTAATGGCAAAAAGAAAAGTATCTCCAGTTAAATTGATTTTTATCTATTTTATTGTTGCATTCGCAGCAGTTGGATGGGCGTACTTATTTTAA
- a CDS encoding PTS sugar transporter subunit IIA: MENRVILVSHLGLASGMKQALEFIVGPQDELYAVELDEKGIEMFRQKLAIFVKSPFEGTTIIVSDIPAGSPGATAYSLLSGHGDVRLISGMNLPLILDLVLSSTVKEIGKLIPEAIASAKETLQEYSILSEEELDDEF; the protein is encoded by the coding sequence GTGGAAAATCGTGTTATTCTAGTGAGTCATCTCGGTTTGGCTTCAGGAATGAAACAGGCGTTGGAGTTTATCGTAGGTCCGCAAGATGAACTGTATGCTGTTGAATTGGATGAAAAAGGGATCGAAATGTTTAGGCAGAAATTAGCTATTTTTGTAAAAAGTCCTTTTGAAGGAACAACGATTATTGTGAGTGATATTCCAGCTGGCTCACCTGGAGCGACAGCGTACAGTTTACTGAGCGGTCATGGTGATGTGCGTTTGATCAGTGGAATGAATCTACCGTTGATTCTTGATTTAGTCCTTTCAAGTACAGTAAAAGAGATCGGAAAATTGATTCCAGAGGCAATTGCTTCAGCAAAAGAAACGCTTCAAGAGTATTCAATCCTTTCGGAGGAAGAGTTAGATGATGAATTTTAG
- a CDS encoding glucose-6-phosphate isomerase family protein, with amino-acid sequence MMNFSQNLPVCLNESELSLTFGKDLFHPADLERRYLNDIRSSLLDPQAKGPEVLYTIAMDVGKIKDRDDLQKRNLLYGMVAYNDGLIGNELVRSQGHIHAVSASCGSSTPEVYEIWQGKAYIYMQEFVSENAGRCFAIIAEPGDIVIVPPNWAHYTVNASQSEKMLFGAWCIRDYSFDYQEIRAKQGLAFYPVMEGKQVIWKRNPQYDQSELTIKLARAYPEFFLSKNHLYEQYEENNSCFDFVTDPLAYKALWEHFQP; translated from the coding sequence ATGATGAATTTTAGTCAGAACTTACCCGTTTGTTTAAATGAATCAGAATTAAGTTTGACATTTGGCAAGGATCTTTTTCACCCAGCTGATTTAGAAAGAAGATACTTAAATGATATTCGCAGCAGTTTACTCGATCCACAGGCAAAAGGGCCCGAGGTCTTATATACGATCGCAATGGATGTTGGGAAAATCAAGGATCGGGACGATTTACAAAAGCGCAATTTGCTTTATGGAATGGTGGCATACAATGATGGGTTGATTGGCAATGAGCTGGTCCGAAGTCAAGGACATATTCATGCTGTTTCTGCCTCGTGCGGCTCATCTACTCCAGAAGTTTATGAAATTTGGCAAGGAAAAGCGTATATCTATATGCAGGAATTTGTTTCAGAGAATGCTGGTCGTTGTTTTGCTATCATTGCTGAACCAGGAGATATTGTCATCGTTCCGCCGAATTGGGCTCATTACACAGTTAATGCAAGTCAGTCTGAAAAAATGCTATTTGGTGCTTGGTGTATTCGTGATTATTCCTTTGACTACCAAGAAATCAGGGCAAAGCAAGGCTTGGCTTTTTATCCAGTGATGGAAGGGAAACAGGTGATTTGGAAGAGAAATCCTCAGTATGATCAGTCTGAGCTAACCATAAAACTGGCACGAGCTTATCCTGAATTTTTCTTATCTAAGAATCATTTATATGAGCAGTATGAAGAAAATAATTCTTGCTTTGATTTTGTCACTGATCCCTTAGCATATAAAGCGTTATGGGAACATTTCCAACCATAA
- a CDS encoding glucose-6-phosphate isomerase family protein, translating to MIYFNKELVCLEGKEIKRNQTKLRSYIEYYQEHKHIENLDQVIYEVEYHDNGLNEGDQGGLFWGISHVMPGTIGNEYHMTKGHLHKKAETGEYYWGLKGIGLLLLVFEDDSYELQKVREGSVHYIPGNTSHRLINCGVETLSVGACWFTESGHDYSNCHFPIRVVKNGENKVEIINSTSKNQNK from the coding sequence ATGATTTATTTTAATAAAGAACTTGTTTGCCTAGAAGGAAAAGAAATCAAGCGAAATCAGACCAAATTGCGCAGCTATATTGAGTATTATCAGGAGCACAAACACATTGAAAATCTGGATCAAGTGATTTATGAAGTTGAATACCACGATAATGGTTTGAATGAGGGAGATCAAGGTGGTCTATTTTGGGGAATCTCCCACGTAATGCCAGGCACGATCGGGAACGAATATCACATGACTAAAGGACATCTTCATAAAAAAGCAGAGACGGGTGAGTATTATTGGGGATTGAAAGGGATCGGACTACTCTTACTTGTATTTGAAGATGACAGCTATGAGCTGCAGAAAGTCCGTGAAGGTTCTGTCCACTATATTCCAGGAAATACAAGTCATCGTTTAATCAATTGTGGAGTTGAAACATTATCTGTCGGTGCCTGCTGGTTTACAGAATCCGGACATGACTATTCAAATTGTCATTTTCCAATTAGAGTTGTAAAGAATGGAGAGAATAAGGTTGAAATCATCAATAGTACGTCCAAAAATCAAAATAAATAG
- a CDS encoding class I mannose-6-phosphate isomerase — protein MKSSIVRPKIKINSTATVVTSYDKIVQFIQAKQTKKSFRLAIECYPVTNEALLLDQLIQPLNPELVLSADDLFMEPVKVKEKIQDNLTEDRIFGLMSHHKLTDFIDEGKYKQSSERLAEQTTKGGLSIIYGMGAALVENVDMIIYVDLARWEIQKRYRSGNYSNWLGENAGEDPLKMIKRGYFFEWPLADRYKKELVDKIDFLLDIHEEEEPKLLSYQDYLKGLEAVAHQPFSLVPFFDPGVWGGTWMQKQFQVGLNEQNLAWSFNGVPEENSLLLDFSDISIETPANNLLFYQAEKLLGARAFGRFGHEFPIRFNFLDTMDGQNLSLQVHPKVDYAQEQFGITYTQDESYYVLEAKNEAVVYLGVKQGVEKAELINALKAAEKGAGFDDGKYIYRHKMKKHDHYSIPSGTIHSSGKDSVILEISATPNRFTFKLWDWDRVDFDGLPRPVNIEHGEKNIEIYKDAEWVERELINPFVIVAQAEGWIEEKTGLHETEFIETRRHTFSKKVTHENHGSVNVLNLVEGECALVTSPSGEFEPFEVQYAQTFIIPATIAHYQIEPYGASKGKTVKTIKAYVR, from the coding sequence TTGAAATCATCAATAGTACGTCCAAAAATCAAAATAAATAGCACTGCGACAGTCGTGACTTCATATGATAAGATTGTCCAGTTTATACAAGCAAAACAAACAAAAAAGTCGTTTAGATTAGCGATTGAATGCTATCCGGTAACGAATGAAGCACTTTTATTGGATCAATTGATTCAGCCGTTAAACCCTGAGCTAGTCTTGTCGGCAGATGATCTATTTATGGAACCAGTAAAAGTCAAAGAAAAAATTCAGGACAATCTAACAGAGGATCGCATTTTTGGTTTGATGAGTCATCATAAACTGACTGACTTTATCGATGAAGGAAAATATAAGCAATCTTCTGAACGTTTAGCTGAACAGACTACGAAAGGCGGTCTATCGATCATTTATGGTATGGGTGCTGCTCTTGTTGAAAATGTGGATATGATCATTTATGTCGACCTAGCTAGATGGGAAATCCAAAAAAGATATCGTTCCGGTAATTACAGTAACTGGCTTGGAGAGAATGCTGGAGAAGATCCACTAAAAATGATCAAACGCGGCTACTTCTTCGAGTGGCCGCTGGCAGATCGCTACAAAAAGGAGCTTGTGGACAAAATCGACTTTCTACTGGATATCCATGAGGAAGAAGAGCCTAAACTTTTGAGCTATCAAGACTATTTGAAAGGCTTAGAAGCTGTTGCTCATCAGCCGTTTTCGCTCGTTCCCTTTTTTGATCCTGGTGTTTGGGGCGGTACTTGGATGCAAAAACAATTTCAAGTTGGTTTAAATGAACAAAATCTAGCTTGGAGTTTCAACGGTGTGCCAGAAGAAAACAGTTTACTACTAGATTTTTCAGACATTAGTATAGAAACACCGGCAAATAATCTCCTTTTTTATCAAGCAGAAAAACTGCTGGGTGCTCGGGCTTTTGGACGTTTTGGTCATGAGTTTCCGATTCGTTTCAATTTTCTTGATACGATGGATGGACAAAATCTTAGCTTACAGGTTCATCCAAAAGTAGACTATGCTCAAGAACAATTTGGGATTACTTACACGCAGGATGAAAGCTACTATGTGTTAGAGGCAAAAAATGAGGCTGTTGTCTATCTTGGCGTTAAGCAAGGGGTAGAAAAAGCGGAACTGATCAACGCACTAAAAGCAGCAGAAAAAGGGGCCGGTTTTGATGATGGAAAATATATTTATCGCCATAAAATGAAAAAACATGATCATTATTCGATTCCTTCTGGAACGATCCATTCAAGCGGAAAAGATTCAGTCATTTTAGAAATCAGTGCTACCCCAAATCGATTTACGTTCAAATTATGGGATTGGGATCGTGTGGATTTCGATGGATTGCCTCGTCCGGTCAATATTGAACATGGGGAGAAAAATATCGAGATATACAAAGATGCCGAATGGGTAGAACGAGAATTGATCAATCCATTTGTAATCGTAGCCCAAGCGGAAGGATGGATCGAAGAAAAAACAGGACTGCACGAAACTGAATTTATTGAAACAAGACGACATACGTTTAGTAAAAAAGTGACGCATGAAAATCATGGCAGCGTCAATGTGTTGAATCTTGTTGAGGGAGAATGTGCACTCGTTACTAGTCCTTCAGGAGAGTTTGAACCGTTTGAAGTTCAATATGCCCAAACGTTTATCATACCGGCGACGATTGCTCATTATCAGATAGAACCATATGGCGCGAGCAAAGGTAAAACAGTCAAAACGATCAAGGCGTATGTACGCTAA
- the msrA gene encoding peptide-methionine (S)-S-oxide reductase MsrA, translating to MEVKKHEIVEQLYNLILNPGTRDWERGQLIEVKNKIETGENFKDQLAKLEAALRPLNTRNNLTPDVADFYSKITNDLIGERVYDFSKHIVLDADHQERAIFAGGCFWCMVEPFETRSGIVSVLSGYTGGSVEHPTYDQVISGSTGHVEAVEIIFDTRMISYRELVELYWGISDPTDAFGQFQDRGNQYRPIIFVQNAQQRQIAEQSKESLKDSGKYKEPIVTEIQAATKFWPAENYHQEFYNKQPKRYKKMKHARQNLLKYQQLKNKIKRKKR from the coding sequence ATGGAAGTGAAGAAACATGAAATCGTCGAACAGCTCTACAACCTTATTTTAAATCCTGGAACACGTGATTGGGAACGAGGGCAGTTAATAGAAGTGAAAAATAAAATAGAAACCGGTGAGAATTTCAAAGATCAGCTAGCTAAACTTGAAGCTGCCTTGCGCCCTCTGAATACGAGAAACAATCTAACTCCTGATGTAGCTGATTTTTATTCAAAAATCACAAACGACCTAATTGGAGAAAGGGTGTATGACTTTTCAAAACATATTGTTTTAGATGCCGACCATCAAGAACGTGCTATTTTTGCTGGAGGCTGTTTTTGGTGTATGGTCGAGCCTTTTGAAACACGTTCTGGGATCGTTTCTGTTTTGTCTGGATACACTGGAGGATCGGTTGAACATCCGACTTATGATCAAGTAATCAGTGGATCGACAGGTCATGTGGAAGCGGTTGAGATCATTTTTGATACACGCATGATCAGCTATAGAGAATTAGTGGAACTATACTGGGGAATTTCTGACCCAACGGATGCATTTGGTCAGTTTCAGGATCGCGGAAATCAATACAGACCAATCATTTTTGTTCAGAATGCACAACAAAGACAGATTGCTGAACAATCGAAAGAGTCACTTAAAGATTCTGGAAAATACAAAGAGCCGATCGTGACAGAAATTCAGGCAGCAACGAAATTTTGGCCTGCAGAAAATTATCATCAAGAATTTTATAACAAACAACCCAAGCGATATAAAAAAATGAAGCATGCTCGTCAAAATCTTTTGAAGTATCAACAACTTAAAAATAAAATTAAACGTAAAAAAAGATAG
- a CDS encoding MarR family winged helix-turn-helix transcriptional regulator — protein MSFAEEAEQELIRLMVENRNSAFSKFEKSNQGENIVIKFLYKHGEPTSPKHLAESLNLSSARIAVVLGSLEKKGLIERNMDPNDRRRINVTLTECGKKAAKQEKKQMRDKVVQIFKMMGEDDTVLFIELVAKFVDCAQKLSLKEEGDQ, from the coding sequence ATGTCATTCGCAGAAGAAGCTGAACAAGAGCTTATTCGTTTGATGGTGGAAAACCGCAATAGTGCCTTCAGCAAGTTTGAAAAGAGTAATCAAGGTGAGAATATCGTCATCAAATTTCTCTATAAGCACGGTGAACCCACTAGTCCAAAGCATTTAGCGGAATCACTGAATTTATCCAGTGCCCGAATTGCTGTTGTTTTAGGAAGTTTAGAAAAAAAGGGACTGATCGAGCGTAATATGGACCCAAATGACCGTAGAAGAATCAATGTTACTTTGACGGAGTGCGGCAAGAAAGCGGCCAAACAAGAGAAAAAACAAATGCGTGATAAAGTCGTTCAAATTTTCAAAATGATGGGCGAAGACGATACAGTACTGTTCATTGAACTCGTTGCGAAATTTGTTGACTGCGCCCAAAAATTATCTCTGAAAGAGGAAGGTGACCAATAG
- a CDS encoding ABC transporter ATP-binding protein, with amino-acid sequence MKIFKYLGKYWYAVIAVLVLLVVQANSDLSLPNLTSDIVDIGIQQGGLENSTPEKIRKSTLQGIEMFMTEDEKKTIEDNYKEATQKIDGEKVDIYKLDLQEGMTKEKLAKIFDLPMMMLASSQAKDSKGASEAKTIINDYKTIGTDAEKAQKLGAEAKALGEQAQAAGEAAASATDVATAAAKASEAQSLAAQAQEKGAEAQTLADSLQARTDAMPAKVEAARKKTEDNLGDLGANSLRTVGIQLTLAEYKALNMDTQQIQTDYIIKTGSKMILLTLISAVAAIIVGLIASIVAASVGRNLRVGQYEKTLQFSNTEMEKFSPASLITRNTNDIQQMQMGIVMIMRIVLYAPILGIGGIYQVYRTGTGMGWIVGVAVGAVLILVLTLLATTMPKFKALQNLVDRVNLVSREIITGLPVIRAFSREKFEEKRFDRANSDLMKTQLFVNRAMSIMMPVMMLLMNGISVLIVWVGGHNMDTGQLQVGDMMAFITYTMQIVMAFMMLSMVSIILPRANVAAGRVEEVLETVPTIEDPKQPKDDKQFNGEVKFEAVQFRYGDADEDVLHHINFVAKPGQTTALIGSTGSGKSTIINLIPRLFDVTGGRITIDGVDVREMSLHKLHEIIGFVPQKGVLFSGDIASNIKFGDADISDEQMKKAAQIAQAEEFIDSNEKGYSREISQGGTNVSGGQKQRLSIARALAKNPKILIFDDSFSALDNKTDVALRKALSENIKDVTQIIVAQKISTILHADNIIVLNEGRIVDQGTHEELMESSQVYQEIAQSQLSNAELGIEEAE; translated from the coding sequence GTGAAGATTTTTAAATATCTAGGCAAATACTGGTATGCGGTCATCGCAGTTCTTGTGCTTTTAGTCGTACAAGCCAATAGTGATCTAAGCTTACCAAACTTAACATCCGACATTGTTGATATCGGTATTCAACAAGGAGGGCTTGAAAACTCTACGCCTGAAAAAATCAGAAAATCAACTCTTCAGGGAATTGAAATGTTCATGACTGAAGACGAAAAGAAAACCATTGAAGACAACTATAAAGAAGCAACTCAAAAAATCGATGGTGAAAAAGTAGACATTTATAAACTAGATCTGCAAGAAGGAATGACAAAAGAAAAGCTTGCTAAGATTTTTGACTTGCCGATGATGATGTTAGCTTCCTCTCAAGCAAAAGATTCAAAAGGTGCAAGTGAAGCCAAAACAATCATCAATGACTATAAAACAATCGGAACCGATGCTGAAAAGGCCCAAAAATTAGGTGCTGAAGCAAAAGCCTTGGGCGAACAAGCACAAGCGGCTGGCGAAGCTGCAGCAAGTGCGACAGATGTTGCTACAGCAGCAGCGAAAGCTAGTGAAGCACAAAGTTTAGCGGCACAAGCACAAGAAAAGGGTGCTGAAGCTCAAACACTTGCTGATTCTCTACAAGCAAGAACAGACGCAATGCCGGCAAAAGTTGAAGCTGCCAGAAAGAAGACCGAAGATAATTTAGGGGATCTTGGAGCAAATTCACTTAGAACCGTGGGCATCCAATTAACGTTAGCTGAATATAAAGCGTTGAATATGGACACACAACAAATTCAAACGGACTATATCATTAAAACGGGTTCTAAAATGATTCTATTGACATTGATTTCTGCTGTTGCTGCAATTATTGTCGGTTTGATCGCTTCGATCGTCGCAGCATCTGTTGGACGAAATTTACGTGTGGGACAATATGAAAAAACATTGCAATTCTCCAATACAGAAATGGAAAAGTTCTCACCAGCGTCATTGATCACGCGTAATACGAATGATATCCAACAAATGCAGATGGGGATCGTTATGATCATGCGTATCGTATTATATGCACCGATCCTTGGTATCGGTGGGATCTACCAAGTCTATCGAACAGGTACAGGTATGGGCTGGATCGTTGGTGTAGCCGTTGGGGCAGTGTTAATTTTAGTTCTAACCTTATTGGCAACAACGATGCCTAAGTTTAAAGCCTTGCAAAACCTAGTGGATAGAGTCAATTTAGTCTCTCGTGAAATCATCACTGGATTACCAGTTATTCGTGCCTTTTCTCGTGAAAAATTCGAAGAAAAACGTTTTGACCGTGCGAACTCAGATTTGATGAAAACTCAATTATTCGTTAACCGTGCCATGTCGATCATGATGCCGGTCATGATGTTATTGATGAATGGGATCTCTGTTTTGATCGTCTGGGTCGGTGGTCACAATATGGATACGGGACAATTACAAGTTGGAGATATGATGGCATTCATCACCTATACAATGCAAATCGTTATGGCTTTCATGATGTTGTCTATGGTTTCAATTATCCTTCCTCGTGCCAATGTTGCGGCAGGACGTGTGGAAGAAGTACTTGAAACGGTACCAACGATCGAAGATCCAAAACAACCGAAAGACGATAAACAATTTAACGGTGAAGTAAAATTCGAAGCTGTTCAATTCAGATATGGTGATGCCGATGAGGATGTCTTGCATCATATCAATTTTGTGGCGAAACCTGGACAAACAACCGCCTTGATCGGATCAACCGGATCAGGTAAATCAACCATTATCAATTTGATTCCCCGTTTATTCGATGTTACAGGTGGTCGAATTACAATTGATGGTGTCGATGTTCGTGAAATGTCCTTGCATAAACTGCATGAAATCATCGGATTTGTACCGCAAAAAGGAGTGCTCTTCTCAGGAGATATTGCTTCAAACATCAAGTTTGGAGATGCAGATATTTCAGATGAACAAATGAAAAAAGCAGCACAAATTGCACAAGCAGAGGAATTTATCGATTCAAATGAAAAAGGCTATAGTCGCGAAATTTCTCAAGGCGGTACCAACGTTTCAGGTGGTCAAAAACAACGCCTATCGATTGCTCGTGCTTTAGCTAAAAATCCTAAAATCTTGATTTTCGATGACTCTTTTTCAGCTCTTGATAACAAAACAGATGTAGCATTACGTAAAGCTTTATCTGAAAATATCAAAGATGTGACACAAATCATCGTTGCTCAAAAAATTTCAACGATCCTGCATGCAGATAACATTATCGTATTGAATGAAGGACGTATCGTTGATCAAGGAACGCACGAAGAATTGATGGAATCATCACAAGTGTATCAAGAAATTGCCCAGTCACAATTAAGCAATGCTGAATTAGGCATAGAAGAAGCGGAGTAA